ATAAACAACACAGAAAGTTATGCTTCTTAATTAGTTCAGGTATGTTATCTATTGTGAATATTTCTCGAATATTAAAATTACCAGtagatacaataaaaattatgtttGATGTTTATTGGTCTCAGTTAAAGAGCACACAGGTGTTAAGTGAGTCACAGTAAATTACTTCTTCACTGCACTGAAGCATAGTGACGGAAATCTTTTGTGTTGGTGTCAAAATTTCTGAACAATGCACCTAACCTTATATTCACAAATTAGTTTCACTTTCTACTTTTACTCTCAAGTGTTAATTTACACATGCATTCAGCTTACACACTGGTAATGAAATACATCACTTTCGTTTATTTACGTTACATAATTAAAGTAATGTTACGCGTTCTAAACACTCagcagaataacaaacaaagaaaGTCCTTGACACATAGCATCATCCCTGCTTTGCTGCCACTAATAACGTGTTTACCCCATGATTATCAGTCACAACGCACTGAGAGATACGCAGCTGAATATTAACGCGCTGAAACGAGCGTGGGCGGAAGACTAGAGGTAATATAGGTAGATAACAATCATACAGGAACCCCTCTCactgaaaataatatattcaTTCACTAAATGTACTCTCACGACCAAGAGAACCGCGTTTCGCCACTAACATATTTGCATTCATGATTATGCgccttaaacaaaaaaatagaatagaTGGAATATCAGGAAATAAAATCAATACCTGTGTCGCCAATGATGATGTATTTAAACAAGTAAGCGTATGCCATTTTTAGCTACTGTTATTCAGatcttaattatttatgaaCACTAAAAAAGCAGACCGTGGTTTTTAGCACAATTGTTGATAAATGAGACGCAATTTTAAGATATTTCACAGCTGGTTGAAGTAACTTGTCATTGTGGAAAAACTgaaaactgactgactgacttgaCAGAATAATTGAACGAAAGAGTgaaatgagtgaatgaaatttGAGGCGTTTTTCTCCAACTATAACCACAAGCAGCATATGAATTCCACATGAATTCAACTAAATTGAAATCGAACTCCACTCGATCGAACTCCCACATTAAATCGACTACGCGTTCATTCATTCTTTTTATCTTTTTGTAGCAGCACTATTTTGAAGGCGAGTCTGTCCTGTCTGTTGAATTAAATGTCACTTTGGTTGGGTTTTGTTATTAATCAAAAGCTAAATACTTCTCACGCTTCCCTTGtggtatttaaataattaatcacTGTTATGAAATTATTCTACATTACATCAACTTAGTGTTCACATGGTTTTGTTCTTAGGCCAACTTTCTGTTGGTAACCTTAaagttaattaatgtttacAATGCCGACGAATTTCGTCACATCGTAGACATGGAGTCCCTGGAAGACGGAGCATGCATAAGAAATCCTTTTAAACTGAACTGTGATAGTGACAATAGTAAGAATTTCAAAGGAGTGCCCAAACAACGAGGTTTGAACGAGAATGTTGAGAATGTGTTCTGTACGTCGGATGCGGGAGACACCAACTACGTAACTTCCAATGATTCCCAGGCGAGGTATTCCAACTGTTCATCGAGTGTGGAGGCTGGACCATCTAGTAAACTCGCTAGCAGTGGTGAGGCGAGttccaataaaaatataaatattgcaAATCAACCATCTATTGTCAGAGTAAATAACAGTTACCTTGAAACTGCGAGTTGCAGCAAGGCTGACTGTGGCACGCGCGACAATGGCATCGCGGGCGCGCCGGACCTGCAGACCTGCCAGAGGCACAAGGTATGTCAAGAGAAAGCTGGAAACAACTACAATTTAAACTTCCCATCCACAAGTACAAGTAGGATTTGTGATAACTTCAATGACAACATAAACTCGAGGGAAAACCGAAAGAGGCCTTCCAGTTTAAAGTTGAACAGGCCAAACTTAGATGCAGATGTTAGCTCAAGTGACACTGACAATGATGACTACTCATTGGGTTCGGAAGATGGCTGTATTTACACTTACAGAGGTGGAGAGCATCTGGCAGATTTACCGAGTTCATTCTTCAGTCTTGACATGGGACTTCCTTTGGACAGGCATTTGCCTATACCACCCATCTATCAACAGCCAGTGGCAGCGAATGCACGAGAACATGGTTCTAGGGCTTCAAGCCCTGATATGGACTTTTTAGAAATGGACTTTGATCCGGGACCATCCTGTGAAGTTGATACAGGTGATGAATCAACACCAGATGCTGATTTAGATGTGGCCCTCAATTTGCCTGAAGAAAAAGAACCGGTCCTCAGAGAACCAACACCTGAAATTGCTCCTCCTAGAAATGTGGAACCTAGTAGGCCTGTTAGTTCAACATCCCGCTGCCCCGAGCCTTCAAATGCCTTCAACATGCCTTCTACTAGCCGAAGCGTAACACAACATGTGAAAGAAGATTCTGGAAATAATTATACTTTTGGGCCTTACATTACACATGTGAATGCGAAAGGGGAACAGCTTAGAGTTCGTAGGACGATGGCAAGAGGGCCAAGCATACAACCGGTCAGTCTGCATCTGTCTAACGGAGACTTGATTTCTCAGAGGGAAATGTTGCACCGTAAGTATTTTTTCCATTCCTCGTAACAGCTTTTGTGATTGACTATTCATTACCGAGGTACATATCAATTAACTACACTATTTTACTTTGCTGTCTGCTACTTGCTTGCTTTTTGTAGCAGAGAAGAAAGATTTCTTTTTtccttttcttatttttgttgaggcttcaaagactccaggtgatcatgtcagcctcatgggtgcgAGAAGCAAATAAATGTGTAGTTCTTTGTAATATGGCTTCTAATTAACAGTTGACATAGtcattttaattacaaatatacTCAAGTCTTAATGATTTCTCAATTAAGTCCATTGCAATGTCATTAACCTATGATAATAATCaacaaacacaatttatttaggtacttactggGTTTTCTTAAACAATTTTAAACTAGTTGTCTGCCATCATgaatatgtataaattaaatCATTCTACTTTCAGCTGTTTACATTtgctttatttttcaattttcatttcatgtgtcatgaaaaaggttaAGATCCTATTttgataatatatatattttcgcacgcacgcacgcacgcacgtgttccctttaagtaaaatgagctaactacaggatgtaaataatttattgaatcaagcgttaggagatccatatcaataaattaaaacaattacatCCCTAACCTGCGATCTTATGATAGTTATGTCTATGCAACAACTGTGAATTCAGGCATCTCCACCACTTCCACACTGTATGAagacacacaaatcacacaaacccaactatcatcaCCACAACACTACACATAAGCTATGTCTGCTATGGCATACACAGTGAAATTTTTCAATGTGTTCTCGAGATGGTAATTTCTGAATCTCATTACTAATTCCCAAACTTACAAATTTTCACAGACAACGAGGAATATAATGAGGAAGAGGCTGGTCCACTTGCTCATCAGATCAACCAAGGTGAAGGTCCAGCCAATGTCTCCGCTGTCTTGTTCCACATGACCATGGCAAAGAAGCTGATGGTTGAGAAAAATAGATTGAATGCTGAAGAACAAGAAGCCACTTCTACGGTAAGCATCCGAAACCCTTGATAGGTTTGATCATGACATTGcaacatttttttctaatagtacagtcaccagcattaatatctgccacagcggagcatgcaaaaatatctgacacatccttccggccctagaaatagaatcgtatcagatatttatgcacaattgttgtgtcagatattggtgctggtgactgtacaggttgattcacaagaactggcacgaatggattgaatgactGAATAgaagtatctgtgtgttacctatttgaatacacttcacacaaatgtgaaaatgtcatgcatctgtcatttttctacaaaaatgtctaagtgatatttatttagttcaatacatttgtgccagctcttgtgaatcaacCTGTAGTAACAATTGAAAAGAGTCATTTGACGTAAAAATATTAGACATAGGTTTAGAAAAACCAAGAGGCTACACTACCTCGTTTTTCCTTGATCTATATAGAATTTACTTACATCTGCACTGTAGATTGTTGATTGAGTCTGGTGTTACTTTGCTagggtccatatcaatgaacttcaATATTTATACCTTGCATCTTAAATAGTGGAGAATcaagataaaaatattgttgttcttggatatagataattttattttcgctTACAGTCGAGCGAGGGTTCCTCGGGCTGCACGGGCGTGGCGGAGCCCCCGTGCAGCATGGTTTGGTCGGAGCACGAGGCCTGCGAGCGCCAGGTGACGCAGATAGGCGTCTCGGCTTGCGGGGCCACAGCTGTGGTCAATGTATTTGTAagttcttttattttaagttttccttAGATAAATGCAGtgtccgcgccgcgccgcaccgctccgcctccgccgtTAGTGTGTTACTAGCTTTAGAGCAaccgctcctcttgctctacctcAGGGCCGGCGCTGCGTGTATTCAATAACCGGCTATCCtgtgtattccttattttacacttatttttccttatttttCCCTTGAGGTGGATAATTTTTCGAAAACTGTAAGCAATTTCGCACTACTCTGTAAAAGTTTAGGGCGTGTGCACacagccacagaataagtaatagtacaagtaacaCAGCGTATTTTTAGGAACAGGAGTCTGGgagtattataatatgtaattcgctgggtgcgaagtactaggtgggggtaatgaaatctatcgcagcgctcaaagtggccaaaagtagaaatagtgtAGGCTCGGTCATCTGTCATACAAAATGAGTTCACGACCTTTTGTCCACCCTAATCACGGTATcacggtaattttgtattataaattaatacgtaataggtttgatttttgtcacaatgtcgcgatgaaatttcaaaacgtcagagcctcAGAGTcaacaaagttgcggacgctaggtagCGCTGAgccaataataaatatcacggcacacttgacaccaattgatctcatcatcatcatcataatgtcagccgaaagacgtctactgctggacataggcctcccccaaggctctccactcagaccggtcttgtgctttccgcatccaccgcgatcccgcgatcttaaccaagtcgtcgctccatcttgttggaggcctacagacagctcgtctcccggtccgcggacgccattcgagaaccttctgaccccatcggccatcagtcctgcgagcaatgtgcccgccCACTGTTCTAATAGTCGAGTGACACGAATCTCactcaattttttgttaaatctcTTTTTATAAGCTTCAACGACACGTTAATGTGTTATCTAATTTTGCTTCATtacaaattttctttttcaGATTGCATTAGGTGTGCCAGTaaacatagaaaaaataaacacagCTGTCGGTACAAGGCAAAGGGCAAACAATGCCCCAATACCCAGGTAAATGTTTCATCTGAATAATATTTGTAACGATCGTTTTACAGCTAAAAGTGATAAACACACTAAACACACTAagaacaatagtagattgtacaacaagagcataaaacgagccattttagccaagacgttcatatagccactcgagccggtacggcgagggttgatagacacgtcgagggaaaaatgggtttaatgctcgagttttacactgcttttcacttcgatggcgaggaaatgaaatagcaacattggaaacaattattcatttactatgtaccttttattgtacgcattactattacaattatatttttttggttttatgatctattttgattgatttgattgatttttagttttatataaattaagaattatttaaaaaatatgtagaaacttctttgtttgtggctgtttacacctgattgccttggtcttagacgaagatttttctttatgcactagagcataaaaagtcgtttTATGTCGCCttgatccagcataaatatgaactttacgagcatgagagtacacgcgtcaatgtgtgcgtaagatacacagggctgactatcgcaaaaccctagtactattaAGTagtaccaatgacatttaaaggtacttatatgtaggtatggcttagatatgtgcaaataaatgtaatcgttaatcttacctatataattaaacctacttaaaatgtgtctgcctgtgtatttaagcattattattttcaattaggtACAATAGATATGaagactacaaa
This portion of the Choristoneura fumiferana chromosome 14, NRCan_CFum_1, whole genome shotgun sequence genome encodes:
- the LOC141435078 gene encoding uncharacterized protein; the encoded protein is MESLEDGACIRNPFKLNCDSDNSKNFKGVPKQRGLNENVENVFCTSDAGDTNYVTSNDSQARYSNCSSSVEAGPSSKLASSGEASSNKNINIANQPSIVRVNNSYLETASCSKADCGTRDNGIAGAPDLQTCQRHKVCQEKAGNNYNLNFPSTSTSRICDNFNDNINSRENRKRPSSLKLNRPNLDADVSSSDTDNDDYSLGSEDGCIYTYRGGEHLADLPSSFFSLDMGLPLDRHLPIPPIYQQPVAANAREHGSRASSPDMDFLEMDFDPGPSCEVDTGDESTPDADLDVALNLPEEKEPVLREPTPEIAPPRNVEPSRPVSSTSRCPEPSNAFNMPSTSRSVTQHVKEDSGNNYTFGPYITHVNAKGEQLRVRRTMARGPSIQPVSLHLSNGDLISQREMLHHNEEYNEEEAGPLAHQINQGEGPANVSAVLFHMTMAKKLMVEKNRLNAEEQEATSTSSEGSSGCTGVAEPPCSMVWSEHEACERQVTQIGVSACGATAVVNVFIALGVPVNIEKINTAVGTRQRANNAPIPRYLLSRAVAGCTAADLVNGIQKASEGLVAARFFPMYPERAVSLSHWLADWISVGAVPILTMNLQVGCEGDMPDAWHHQMVFGVSPRGIFLSNPVECIRECALWPKLTSPSVLLVRTKDVLVRFTPETDLTPLMAVPDRRFNTFNVLGQVVNAIREWRATGWSSQGIRTRYIKLPAAYQAGVTVAALTGTDAHKRLMHAAQLPIVAPHVEKFGVG